A window of the Canis lupus baileyi chromosome 1, mCanLup2.hap1, whole genome shotgun sequence genome harbors these coding sequences:
- the PMAIP1 gene encoding phorbol-12-myristate-13-acetate-induced protein 1, producing MPGRKARKSAQPGPTRAPEELEVECAIQLRKFGDKLNFRQKLLNLLSKLFRSGT from the exons ATGCCCGGCCGGAAGGCGCGCAAGAGCGCGCAGCCCGGCCCCACGCGGGCCCCCGAAG agctCGAAGTGGAGTGTGCCATTCAGCTCAGGAAATTTGGAGACAAACTGAATTTCCGGCAGAAACTTCTGAATCTGTTATCCAAACTCTTCCGCTCAGGAACCTGA